The following coding sequences are from one Microbacterium sp. No. 7 window:
- a CDS encoding type II toxin-antitoxin system HicA family toxin — translation MTSGLPTPRQIAARVAPRATATAAARSTPEGRRLSRKAGAQILELGIDVSDVDRAISSPHSTEPTHQHNGTLYVRGDLGVIVPDDDHALIVGLVRVDPNTTPHRRARRAGGGPSRRMPTTTGELEQLLHVHGFQITAARGGHRKALHPDRPGVIITIPHTPSDSRSYPNLVADIRRLTGIDITQPAS, via the coding sequence ATGACTTCTGGCCTACCCACTCCCCGTCAGATCGCCGCGCGAGTCGCTCCCCGGGCGACCGCCACGGCCGCGGCCCGGAGCACGCCGGAAGGGCGCCGGCTCTCACGCAAAGCGGGAGCTCAGATCCTCGAACTCGGCATCGACGTCTCGGACGTCGACCGGGCGATCTCCTCACCGCACTCCACGGAACCGACGCACCAGCACAACGGAACGCTGTATGTCCGCGGAGATCTCGGCGTCATCGTCCCCGACGACGACCACGCCCTCATCGTCGGCCTCGTGCGGGTCGACCCGAACACCACACCGCATCGCCGCGCAAGACGTGCCGGCGGCGGACCTTCCCGGCGCATGCCAACCACCACCGGCGAGCTCGAGCAGCTGCTGCACGTCCACGGCTTCCAAATCACCGCGGCGCGAGGAGGCCACCGCAAGGCCCTCCATCCCGACCGGCCCGGGGTGATCATCACCATCCCGCACACCCCCAGTGACAGCAGGAGCTACCCGAACCTGGTGGCCGACATCCGCCGGCTCACCGGCATCGACATCACCCAGCCCGCCTCCTGA
- a CDS encoding prepilin peptidase: protein MVTEHPARTEEPQRRSAAPRLLWWCLGALAAGFGLSAALTAPLAAESRLGVGEWGAIAVFAAVGVPLAIIDARTRRLPNAGTFPLAAALLGYWAGLAATTGQWQLLAQAAITAAVIFAVAAAIALVGTLAAGDIKLFLAIGLLTGWFSWLLPLYALVAGYILAIPHAGILLARRRRTPGADTRLPFGPYLVAAALLVTIAAKLAG from the coding sequence ATGGTGACCGAACATCCCGCACGCACCGAGGAGCCGCAGCGCCGTTCTGCGGCTCCTCGGCTGCTGTGGTGGTGTCTCGGTGCCCTCGCGGCCGGTTTCGGGCTCTCAGCGGCGCTCACAGCGCCTCTCGCTGCCGAATCGCGCCTGGGGGTGGGGGAGTGGGGCGCTATCGCCGTGTTCGCGGCCGTGGGCGTGCCCCTGGCCATCATCGACGCCAGAACCCGCCGCCTGCCCAACGCAGGCACCTTCCCGCTGGCCGCGGCGCTGCTCGGGTACTGGGCGGGGCTCGCCGCCACGACCGGGCAGTGGCAGCTGCTCGCTCAGGCGGCCATCACCGCCGCGGTGATCTTCGCTGTCGCCGCGGCGATCGCTCTGGTCGGCACCCTCGCCGCCGGAGACATCAAGCTGTTCCTCGCGATCGGGCTACTCACCGGATGGTTCAGCTGGCTGCTCCCGCTGTACGCGCTCGTCGCCGGCTACATCCTCGCCATCCCGCACGCCGGCATCCTGCTCGCTCGTCGACGTCGAACACCCGGCGCCGACACGCGCCTGCCATTCGGCCCCTACCTGGTCGCCGCGGCGCTGCTGGTCACGATCGCCGCCAAGCTCGCCGGATAG
- a CDS encoding LysM peptidoglycan-binding domain-containing protein produces MRRITAGLGALILSAALLVGLPAALIFLAGNPIPSWDRLITALTMPDYGGEFLVGTVIPLIAWAAWATFAIGYLAEIPNQLRIATSGPGVKRMKLPGLGVQQKAAGVLIAAIIAIFAPNAAMAATPTAADVAPVSVSASVTSQTDQASAPVAETAPAAATAEQAPAAAQTYTVKAGDSLWAIAEQHLGDGQRYQEIVELNRDRPQPGGYTVGQRDGIDPGMVLELPDAAAAPASVTQTGEEQRTVVSGDTLWDIAADELGSGERYTEIYEASRDITQPDGRQISDPNLIVPGWTVAIPAADVAAAASITEAPTEAPAPVTPPAGVDGAQGATDDPAVDDAQGETDDAGSATNDTDQGVGSEGTSTTEDTADQTGGAGEASEPAAEPAEGAGTDTGLGFVTDGGAAEPAPQESTPAEAAPAPAEVDEAAEASDAPDWADVVTDWRTLGIGGVLAAGLLSFLGLRRVQQRRNRKPGQRIAMPAEEISTVELELRAVENPQGMDAVDHALRMLAVWAQDTGATLPALYALRLSADEISVFLDEPAQLPAPFRQDTPDEMAWSIGFDDLAPLERIPSAPYPALVTLGHDENDAHLLVDLEKLGSLNIDGTPELEEAALTALALELATSTWAENLQVTLVGVAAGLPDAVGSGRVRHVDDVDALIRDLRGQAEEVTAALEDAGITSLEQARTAGPLAESWTPEIIVLGQLPDEHTRLELAELVSRVPRVGIAAISAGHLAGGWNFRLQDRTTAELEIPDTDGATLPLTPQVVTAEEYARILALFTVANDQPAVEHSSASAEVELDEIFQGATDEAPYPEAETAELDPNGTVVDAVELPAEHLVDAVAVDAIDQVLDPADVAGETTTAEISVDDNAHDLSTLAPIVDLRSPRLQLLGPVTVLNPQGEAPSNAQQWNSQRLRAIELIAFVATHPEASTEQVHDALWPGSDPARGTSSRNRLTTAARRWLGKDRAGHSYLVPATKGVYALTDTFASDWDEWLALIGTDPTTATTENLVRALGLVKGQPISGVKEKYYVWAETLRQEMIASIGDAAHELATRSLREGNTRNARLASAIGRMVDPINEVFWRDALRAEHMAGDIAGVERLVTQLEHALTQIDPDYAEPEPETEELIEQLRRRHAVAS; encoded by the coding sequence GTGAGGCGAATCACCGCAGGGCTCGGAGCTCTCATCCTGTCTGCCGCGCTGCTGGTGGGTCTGCCTGCCGCGCTCATCTTCCTGGCCGGCAACCCGATCCCCTCGTGGGACCGCCTGATCACAGCGCTGACGATGCCCGACTACGGCGGCGAGTTCCTGGTCGGCACCGTCATCCCGCTCATCGCGTGGGCCGCATGGGCGACCTTCGCGATCGGCTACCTCGCGGAGATCCCGAACCAGCTACGGATCGCCACGTCAGGCCCCGGCGTGAAGCGGATGAAGCTGCCCGGCCTGGGCGTGCAGCAGAAGGCCGCCGGTGTCCTGATCGCAGCCATCATCGCGATCTTCGCTCCGAACGCCGCCATGGCCGCCACTCCGACCGCCGCCGACGTCGCACCCGTGAGCGTGTCGGCCAGCGTCACCAGCCAGACCGACCAAGCATCTGCCCCCGTAGCTGAGACCGCGCCCGCGGCCGCCACGGCCGAGCAGGCGCCTGCTGCTGCGCAGACCTACACCGTGAAGGCCGGCGACTCACTGTGGGCGATCGCCGAGCAGCACCTTGGCGACGGCCAGCGCTACCAGGAGATCGTCGAGCTCAACCGCGATCGCCCCCAGCCCGGCGGCTACACCGTGGGGCAGCGCGACGGCATCGACCCCGGAATGGTGCTCGAGCTCCCGGATGCGGCCGCGGCGCCCGCCAGCGTGACGCAGACCGGCGAGGAGCAGCGCACCGTGGTCTCCGGAGACACGCTCTGGGACATCGCCGCAGACGAGCTCGGCTCGGGAGAGCGGTACACCGAGATCTACGAGGCCTCCCGTGACATCACCCAGCCTGACGGGCGGCAGATCTCCGACCCCAACCTCATCGTGCCCGGATGGACGGTCGCCATCCCTGCCGCCGACGTCGCCGCGGCCGCGTCGATCACCGAAGCGCCGACCGAGGCTCCCGCGCCGGTCACACCGCCCGCCGGCGTCGACGGCGCTCAGGGCGCCACGGATGACCCCGCCGTCGACGACGCTCAGGGCGAGACCGACGACGCCGGTTCAGCGACGAACGACACCGATCAGGGTGTGGGCAGCGAAGGGACGTCGACGACCGAGGACACCGCAGACCAGACCGGCGGCGCCGGTGAGGCCAGCGAGCCCGCCGCTGAGCCCGCCGAAGGCGCGGGCACCGACACCGGCCTCGGCTTCGTGACCGATGGCGGGGCGGCCGAGCCGGCACCGCAGGAGAGCACACCTGCCGAGGCAGCACCCGCGCCGGCGGAGGTCGACGAGGCCGCCGAAGCGAGCGACGCCCCCGACTGGGCCGACGTCGTCACCGACTGGCGCACGCTTGGTATCGGGGGAGTACTCGCCGCCGGGCTGCTCAGCTTCCTCGGTCTGCGCCGCGTTCAGCAGCGCCGCAACCGCAAGCCCGGCCAGCGCATCGCGATGCCCGCCGAGGAGATCTCCACCGTCGAGCTCGAGCTTCGCGCCGTGGAGAACCCGCAGGGGATGGATGCCGTCGACCACGCGCTGCGCATGCTCGCGGTCTGGGCACAGGACACCGGAGCTACCCTCCCGGCCCTGTACGCACTGCGCCTGTCGGCCGACGAGATCTCCGTCTTCCTCGACGAGCCCGCGCAGCTGCCCGCACCGTTCCGTCAGGACACCCCGGACGAGATGGCGTGGTCGATCGGCTTCGATGACCTCGCCCCGCTCGAGCGCATCCCGTCTGCGCCGTACCCGGCGCTGGTCACCCTCGGCCACGACGAGAACGACGCCCACCTGCTCGTGGATCTCGAGAAGCTCGGCTCGCTCAACATCGACGGCACCCCTGAGCTCGAGGAGGCCGCGCTGACCGCTCTGGCCCTCGAGCTCGCGACCAGCACCTGGGCGGAGAACCTGCAGGTCACCCTGGTCGGCGTCGCCGCCGGGCTGCCCGACGCGGTCGGGTCCGGCAGGGTCCGTCACGTCGACGACGTCGACGCGTTGATCCGGGATCTGCGCGGCCAGGCCGAGGAGGTCACCGCGGCGCTCGAGGACGCCGGGATCACCAGCCTCGAGCAGGCGCGCACCGCCGGCCCCCTGGCGGAGTCCTGGACCCCCGAGATCATCGTGCTCGGCCAGCTGCCTGACGAGCACACCCGGCTCGAGCTCGCCGAGCTCGTCAGCCGCGTGCCGCGCGTGGGGATCGCCGCGATCTCCGCCGGGCACCTGGCAGGAGGCTGGAACTTCCGCCTGCAGGACCGGACGACCGCCGAGCTCGAGATCCCGGACACGGACGGCGCGACCCTGCCGCTGACCCCGCAGGTCGTCACTGCTGAGGAGTACGCCCGCATCCTCGCCCTGTTCACCGTCGCCAACGACCAGCCCGCCGTAGAGCACTCCTCGGCGTCGGCCGAAGTCGAGCTCGACGAGATCTTCCAGGGCGCCACAGACGAAGCTCCCTACCCGGAGGCTGAGACCGCCGAGCTCGACCCGAACGGCACAGTTGTCGACGCCGTGGAGCTTCCCGCCGAGCACCTGGTCGACGCCGTTGCCGTCGACGCCATCGACCAGGTGCTCGATCCGGCCGACGTCGCCGGCGAGACTACGACCGCGGAGATCTCCGTCGACGACAACGCTCACGACCTGAGCACCCTCGCGCCGATCGTCGACCTCCGCTCTCCCCGGCTGCAGCTGCTCGGCCCGGTCACCGTGCTCAACCCGCAGGGTGAAGCGCCGAGCAACGCTCAGCAGTGGAACTCGCAGCGTCTGCGCGCGATCGAGCTCATCGCCTTCGTGGCCACCCACCCCGAGGCCAGCACCGAGCAGGTTCACGACGCGCTGTGGCCCGGCAGCGACCCGGCCCGCGGCACGTCGTCGCGCAACCGCCTCACCACGGCGGCGCGACGCTGGCTCGGCAAGGACCGCGCCGGGCACAGCTACCTCGTCCCGGCCACCAAGGGTGTCTACGCCCTCACCGACACGTTCGCCAGCGACTGGGACGAATGGCTCGCCCTGATCGGCACCGACCCGACCACAGCGACGACCGAGAACCTCGTGCGCGCGCTCGGCCTGGTCAAGGGCCAGCCGATCTCCGGCGTCAAGGAGAAGTACTACGTGTGGGCCGAGACGCTGCGCCAGGAAATGATCGCCTCGATCGGTGACGCCGCCCACGAGCTCGCAACCAGGTCGCTGCGTGAGGGCAACACCCGCAACGCACGCCTGGCCTCCGCGATCGGCCGCATGGTCGACCCGATCAACGAGGTCTTCTGGCGGGACGCACTCCGCGCCGAGCACATGGCCGGCGACATCGCCGGCGTCGAGCGCCTGGTCACGCAACTCGAGCACGCGCTGACGCAGATCGACCCGGACTACGCCGAGCCCGAGCCCGAAACCGAAGAGCTCATCGAGCAGCTGCGTCGCCGGCACGCCGTTGCCAGCTGA